The proteins below come from a single Pseudomonadota bacterium genomic window:
- a CDS encoding CDP-alcohol phosphatidyltransferase family protein has protein sequence MNLPNLITLIRIILVPVMVIFLLAGKHGHALVVFVIAVISDGVDGFIARAFKQKTSLGAFLDPLADKLLLTTAYIILSVYHFVPVWLAVMIVSRDVIILSGLAVLSAYDRFPDIKPTIDSKITTFFQMSTVVYLLAYNHAAADSRFGAYLMLVTALMTAISGTRYIIIGFRLYDRINEESDQA, from the coding sequence ATGAACTTACCAAACCTGATCACCCTCATTAGAATCATTCTCGTACCGGTAATGGTCATTTTTCTTCTTGCCGGGAAGCATGGCCACGCACTGGTGGTGTTTGTGATTGCCGTCATCAGTGACGGGGTCGACGGCTTCATCGCCAGGGCCTTTAAACAGAAAACCTCGTTGGGAGCCTTCCTTGACCCCCTTGCAGACAAACTTCTTTTAACGACAGCGTATATCATTCTCTCCGTCTATCATTTCGTTCCGGTCTGGCTTGCGGTGATGATCGTCAGCCGGGACGTCATTATCCTGTCCGGGCTCGCCGTATTATCTGCCTACGACCGTTTCCCCGACATCAAACCCACTATCGACAGCAAGATCACAACATTCTTCCAGATGTCCACGGTTGTCTATCTGCTGGCCTATAATCATGCGGCTGCCGACTCCCGTTTCGGTGCATACCTGATGCTTGTCACCGCCCTGATGACCGCCATCTCCGGCACCAGGTATATCATTATCGGCTTCCGGCTGTATGATCGGATCAATGAAGAGTCTGATCAGGCATGA
- the miaA gene encoding tRNA (adenosine(37)-N6)-dimethylallyltransferase MiaA, with the protein MHPEEHRTDNPLIAIVGPTAVGKTDLVLRISSLLDAEIVSVDSMQVYRYMDIGTAKPTREEQQIVKHHLVDIVDPDDEYNVQRFVSDAGEASQKIIAEGKLPLLTGGTGLYLKAFENGLFDIPDQVAQGKSDQEPIRKKLLGELADEEGRARLHNYLEQIDPLSAARIHRNDRSRMARAIEIFESTGITWSEHLTRQHNNPSQGRRNTLKIGLATDREKLYERINKRAKAMIESGLIEEVEGLLAKGYSADLKSMQSIGYKHVTEYLVGAWNLDETVENLARDTRHYAKRQFTWFNRDHEIKWFSPVQSDEILTTITKFIEQQ; encoded by the coding sequence ATGCACCCGGAAGAACATAGAACAGACAATCCGCTTATTGCCATTGTGGGCCCCACGGCGGTGGGAAAAACAGATCTCGTTCTGCGGATTTCTTCTCTCCTTGATGCAGAAATTGTCAGTGTGGATTCGATGCAGGTTTACCGTTACATGGACATCGGCACCGCCAAACCGACCCGGGAAGAACAGCAGATTGTTAAACATCATCTGGTTGACATAGTTGATCCTGATGACGAATATAACGTGCAACGCTTCGTAAGTGATGCCGGAGAGGCCAGCCAAAAGATCATTGCTGAGGGGAAATTGCCCCTCCTCACCGGTGGAACAGGTCTCTATCTCAAGGCATTTGAAAACGGCCTCTTTGATATTCCGGACCAGGTGGCGCAGGGAAAAAGCGACCAGGAACCAATCAGAAAGAAACTTCTCGGGGAGCTTGCCGATGAAGAGGGGAGAGCAAGACTCCACAACTATCTTGAACAGATCGATCCTCTTTCCGCAGCCCGAATCCACAGAAACGACAGATCAAGAATGGCAAGAGCGATTGAAATATTTGAAAGCACCGGTATAACCTGGTCTGAACATCTGACCAGGCAACACAACAACCCCTCGCAGGGACGAAGAAACACTCTTAAAATCGGCCTTGCAACTGATCGGGAGAAGCTCTATGAGAGAATCAACAAAAGGGCGAAGGCCATGATCGAATCAGGCCTGATTGAGGAAGTGGAAGGTTTGCTTGCAAAAGGTTACTCCGCTGACCTCAAATCCATGCAGTCAATAGGTTACAAACATGTTACGGAGTATCTTGTCGGCGCCTGGAATCTTGATGAGACCGTTGAGAATCTCGCACGGGATACCCGTCATTATGCCAAAAGACAATTCACCTGGTTCAACAGGGATCATGAAATCAAGTGGTTCAGCCCCGTGCAATCCGATGAAATCCTGACTACCATTACGAAATTTATCGAACAGCAATGA